In the Flavobacterium sp. 90 genome, ATTATGTTTGCTGTTTGTGTTTCTATATTAATGGGAGCAACTGACCAAGGTAGTTTTACTTATAATTTAATTGTGTTTTTAATTTTACTAGCAACACTTTTGTTTGCCAATTTCGCAGAGGCAATTGCCGAAGCCAGAGGAAAAGCACAAGCAGATAGTTTAAGAAAAACACGGGAAGAAACTCCGGCAAGACAAATTTTGCCTAACGGAGAAATTAAAAATATCAGTTCATCTGAATTGAAAAAAGGAGATATTTTCGTTTGCGAAGCTGGAGATTTAATTGCAACCGATGGTGAAATTATCGAAGGTTTAGCAACGATTGACGAAAGTGCCATTACGGGAGAAAGTGCTCCTGTAATTCGGGAAGCTGGTGGTGATAAATCATCTGTAACTGGAGGAACAAAAGTATTATCTGATAAAATTAAAGTAATCGTAACCTCTGAACCAGGCGAAAGCTTTCTGGACAAAATGATTGCTTTGGTTGAAGGTGCAAGCCGTCAGAAAACACCAAACGAAATTGCTTTAACGATCTTATTAGCTGCATTTACTTTAATATTCGTGATTGTGTGCGTTACGCTAAAACCGTTTGCCGACTATGCAAATGCACCCATCACGATTGCGGCTTTTATTGCACTATTCGTTTGTTTGATTCCAACTACAATTGGTGGTTTATTATCAGCAATTGGAATTGCGGGAATGGACAGAGCGTTGCGTGCGAACGTAATTACAAAATCAGGAAAAGCGGTTGAAACTGCCGGAGATATTGATGTATTGCTTTTGGATAAAACCGGAACAATCACGATAGGAAACCGAAAAGCAACAAATTTCTACCCTGCAAAAGGTGTTACTGAAGAAGATTTTATAAAATCTGCCGTGTTAAGTTCACTAGCAGATGACACTCCGGAAGGGAAAAGTATCGTGGAACTGGCAGGTGCCGAAACTGCCAATAAATTATCAATTGAAGGTGCTACTTTAATCAAATTTACTGCTGAAACCAGAACTTCCGGAGTTATTTTAAAAGACGGAACTAATATTAGAAAAGGTGCTCAGGATGCTGCAAAAAACATTGCAAAACAAGCCGGAAATAATTTCCCTGAAGATACTGCTCAAAAAGTAATTGATATTTCGTCTAAAGGAGGAACACCATTAGTTGTAATTAAAAATGATCAGGTTCAAGGTGTTATCGAATTGCAGGATATCATTAAAACAGGAATGAAAGAACGTTTTAACCGATTGAGAAAAATGGGTGTAAAAACGGTAATGGTTACCGGAGATAATCCGCTTACGGCGAAATTTATCGCAGAAGCTGCAGGTGTTGATGATTTTATTGCCGAAGCAAAACCTGAAGACAAAATGAATTACATCAAAAACGAACAAAACCTGGGTAAACTTGTTGCCATGATGGGTGACGGAACGAACGATGCTCCTGCCCTTGCTCAAGCCAATGTTGGTGTTGCGATGAACAGCGGAACTCAGGCTGCAAAAGAAGCAGGAAACATGGTCGATCTTGACAATGACCCAACGAAACTAATCGAAATTATCGAAATTGGAAAACAGCTTTTAATGACTCGAGGAACTTTAACTACTTTTTCTATTGCAAATGACGTTGCGAAATATTTTGCTATTGTTCCTGCTCTTTTTATTACTGCGATTCCTGCGCTTGAAGGCTTAAATATCATGCGTTTACATAGTCCTGAAAGTGCGATTTTATCGGCGGTAATTTTTAATGCGATCATTATTCCGATATTGATTCCGTTAGCGTTGAGAGGTGTAGATTATAAACCAATTGGTGCAAGCGCAATCCTAAAAAGAAACCTATTGATTTACGGTTTAGGTGGATTGATTGTCCCTTTTATCGGAATTAAATTAATTGATTTACTCGTAACATTTTTTATTTAGTGAAATGTGATTTGTAAAATGTGAAATAATGAAATCAAAAAAACACAGATAACAATTTACAAATCACTTTTTACTTCTAACATCTTACACAAAAAACAATGAAAACAATATTTTCACTAGTAAAACTTACACTGCTTACCGTAATATTATTTGCAGTTATTTATCCTCTTGCGATTTACGGAATTGCACAATTTGCTCCTAATCATGGAAAAGGAGAAACTATTTTGGTTAATGGAAAAGTAGTTGGTTACCAAAAGATAGGTCAGAAATTTGATAAGTCGAATTATTTCTGGGGAAGACCATCGGCTGTGGATTATAACGCTGCCGGAAGTGCCGGAAGTAACAAAGGACCAAGTAATGCTGAATATTTAGCTTTGGTTCAAAAAAGAATTGACACTCTTTTACTAGTTCATCCTTATTTAAAAAAATCTGATATTCCATCAGATATGGTGACTGCTTCAGGAAGTGGATTAGATCCTAATATTTCTCCGCAAGGCGCTTTGATTCAGGTGAAACGTGTTGCCAAAGAAAGAAAATTGTCTGAGGATAAAGTAAAAGCTTTGGTTGAAGCAAACATTAATACAGCTGTTATGGGACCTGAAACAGTTAATGTTTTGGAATTGAATGTGGCTTTGGATGAGCTTTCTAAAAAAGGTTCTTAGGTTCTGAGTCAATATCCCGATAGCTATCGGGACTAAGTTTTTATCCTAACAGGTTTTTAAAACCTGTTAGGTATGACAAAGTGATTCTCTCATTTAATGTCATTGCGAGGAACGAAGCAACCTTACTAATAATGAGACATAAAGTTGGATTTTGCAAATGTGGTTGCTTCGTTCCTCGCAATGACAAACTGTGGCGAGAATTAAAATCGAAAAACTAAATCTTATAATAAATACCTAACAGGTTTTGGAAACCTGTTAGGATAAATAAATGCCCTTTTTTACCCCAAATATCCTAGCCCCGATAGTAGTGGAAATCCTTTTACTTTTTTCTTTAAAAAGTAAAAGATTGAAACGGATTGCTTCGCCAGTTCGCACTTTCAGGCTCGGGTGCAGGAAATAGCTCCTAAAAAATCTACTAAAATAAATAACCCAATGAGGATGAGATTGCTTCGTTCCTCGCAATGACTAACAAAATGAAAAAAATAATACTTACCGCTTTAATCGTTTTTGGTTTTAGCAATTTACATGCACAAGAAGAATCTAAAAGTCCGTTTACATTTTCAGGATATGTAGAGACTTATTATAGTTATGATTTTGGGAAACCAGAAGATCATACACGCCCGAACTTTTTTTACAATTTTAATAAAAGCAATGAAGTGAATATTAATTTAGGTATGGCAAAAGTGAATTATTGGAAAGAGAATGTTCGTGGAAATTTTGCTTTAATGGCGGGAACTTACGCCGAATATAACATGGCGGCGGAACAAGGTTTATTGAAAAATATCTACGAAGCAAATGTTGGTGTTAAGATTTCCCAAAGCCATAATTTATGGATTGATGCGGGAATTATGCCGGCTCACATAGGTTTTGAAAGTGCGATTGGAAAAGATTGTCAGACTTTGACGAGAAGCATTTTGGCTGAAAACTCTCCTTATTATGAAACGGGAGTTAAAATTGGTTACACATCTGAGTCCGGGAAATGGTATCTGGCCGGAATGTACTTGAACGGATGGCAACGTATCGAGAAGGTAAAAGGCAATCAAACGCCAGCTTTTGGAACGCAGATTACTTATAAACCATCAGATAAAGTGGTTTTGAACTGGAGTACTTATGTTGGAAATGAACAACCAGATATTGACAAAAAATGGCGCTATTTTAATAACTTTTATGGGCAATTTAAAGTAACGGATAAAACAAATGTTACGGCTGGTTTTGATGTTGGATCGCAACAAGCGGCTAAAAACAGTAATAAATATGATACTTGGTTTTCGCCAGTTTTGATTCTGCAATACAAACCTACTGATAAAATTCAGCTTGCAGCTCGTGGTGAATATTATAGTGATGAAAAAGGAGTCATTATTACAACAGGAACTCCAAATGGTTTTAAAACTTACGGATTTTCAGCTAACTTTGATTACTTAGTTACTGATAATGTAATGTTTAGATTAGAAGCAAGGAATCTTTCTAGTAAAGATGAAATATTTACAAAAGACAATCTGCCTACGAATACAAATGCGTTTGTAACGTCTTCGCTGGCGATCTCATTCTAGTATTTATTTGCCACAGATTGCACAGATCAAAAGGATTATTAAATTACTCAGTGTGAATTTCTGCCACAAATTACACAAATTTACACAAATTTACACAAATTAAACTAGTCAATTTCATGCCATTTTTCAAATAAAAAATTCGTGTAAATTTATGTAATTCGTGGCTAAAAAATCTTTTTAATCTGTGCAATCTGTGGCTAAAAAAAATTAAAAAACTTTGTGACTTAGCACCTTCACACAAACATATGAAAGAAGAAAAAGAAAATAACGCACAGCACTTTCTCGATTTAATTCAGAAATCACGAAAAGGAAAGTTTAAAGTCTATATTGGGATGAGCGCCGGTGTGGGGAAAACTTATCGGATGTTACAAGAAGCACATTCGTTGTTGAAGAACGGAATTGATGTGAAAATTGGCTACATCGAAACACATATGCGAAAGGAAACGCATGAACTTTTATCTGGTTTGCCCGTAATTCCGCGGCGAACCATTTTCTATAAAGGGAAAGAGCTGGAAGAACTCGATGTTCAGGCAATTATAAACCTTAGACCTGAAGTGGTAATTGTTGATGAATTAGCGCACACGAATGTTGAAGGAAGCAAAAATGAAAAACGCTGGCAGGATGTTCTGGAAATTCTGGAAGCGGGAATCAATGTGATTTCGGCAGTGAATATTCAGCATATTGAGAGTTTAAATGAAGATGTAAAACGCATTACAGGGATTGATGTTCAGGAACGGATTCCGGATAATGTTTTAAGATTGGCAGATGAAGTCGTAAATATCGATTTGACTTCTGAAGATTTGATTGCCCGTTTGAAAGAAGGGAAAATTTATACGCCGGACAAAATTCAGACGGCTTTGGCAAACTTCTTTAAGTCTGATCAGATTTTACAATTGCGTGAATTGGCTCTGAAAGAAGTAGCAAGTCAAGTGGTTCGAAAAGTTGAAAATGAAGTGCCTCAGCTACATGCTTTAAGACACGAAAAACTTTTGGCGTGTATTAGCAGTAATGATAAAACAGCTAAAATTGTGATTAGAAAAGCGGCTCGTCTGGCGAGTTATTACAACGGATCCTGGTATGTTTTGTATGTAGAAACTCCGCAGGAAAGCAGTACTAAAATTGCGTTGGACAAACAACGTCATTTGATTAATAACTTTAAACTTGCAGTGCAACTAGGTGCAGAAGTCATTAAAATTGAACATAAAAATATTGCAGATGCAATTTTGATCGCCGCCGAAGAAAAACAAATTACAACTGTTTGCATCGGTAAACCGCATTTTAATTTATTTAAAGTAATTTTGGCTACGACGATTTTCAGGCGTTTATTAAATCGTCTTTCTTTATCGAATGTTGACCTTGTTATTCTGTCTTAAATATGAAATGTTTTATGTAAAATGTGAGATGCTTTTGTGAAACACCTTTTACATTTCACGATTAACTTTTTACTATAAAAAACAATAATTAAATTTAGAGGATGAGATTGCTTCGTTCCTCGCAATGACGTCATGAGAATTAAAACTAAATTGAATCTGGGAGTTGGGTTATTATTTTTACTAATAATAATACTCACATTGGTGAGTGCCTTTTATATTTTCTCAATAAAAAAAGACACGGAGAATATTCTGAAAGCAAATTATAATACGCTTGAATATTCCAGAAATATGCTTTTGTCTTTGGACGAAATTACTACTAATAAAGAAAATGCGATTGTTACTTTTAAAGAAAACCTTCAGAAGCAAACACAAAATGTTACTGAAGAAGGTGAAAAAAAAGGAACCGATAGTCTTAAGAAAAACTTTGCTCTTTTAGAAAAAAACAGCTCTGATGAGTCTTTAAAAATGCAAATCAGACAAGACATTTTTGAGATTATGAAACTCAATATGAATGCCATAAAGAAAAAAAGTGATATCGCTAAACATACCGCAGAAACCGCCAATTTATGGATTGCTATTGTTGGAACTTTATGCTTTCTGATTGCTTTTAATTTACTGATTAATTTGCCTAATAATATTGCCAACCCTATTAAGGAGTTGACGTTGAGTATTAAGGAAATTGCCAATAAAAATTATTCAGAACGAGTTCATTTTACCAATCATAACGAATATGGAGATTTGGCAAAATCGTTTAATACAATGGCGCAAAAACTAGAGGAATATAATAATAGTAATTTATACAAATTGTTCTTCGAGAAAAAACGCCTGGAAACACTTATCAATAACATGCACGATCCTATTATTGGATTGGATCATGAAGGAATTATTTTGTTTGTGAACGATGAAGCGCTGAAAATTATCGGAATGAAATCTGAAGATGTTATAGGGAAATCGGCTTCTACTCTTGCTTTGTCAAATGATTTAATTCGGTCTTTGATTTTGAAAGAAGTAGCAACTGATTCTCAGAAAAAACAGCCTTTGAAAATTTTTGCTAACGGAAAAGAAAGTTATTTTGATAAAGAAACTATCAATATCACCATAACACCAACTGGAGAAGAAAAAGAAATCAATATTGGCGATGTAATTATTTTGCGAAATATTACCTTATTTAAAGAACTTGATTTTGCGAAAACTAATTTTATTGCCACAGTTTCACACGAATTAAAAACACCAATCGCTTCTATAAAACTAAGTCTTCAATTGCTTCAAAATACCAAAACAGGTGATATGAATGATGATCAAAAGCAATTGGTTGAAAGTATTAAAGATGATAGTCAAAGGTTATTGAAAATCACAGGCGAATTGCTGAATTTATCACAATTAGAAACCGGAAATATTCAGTTAAATATCGAAAAAAGTAATCCGTACGCTATTGTAAATTATGCTACTGAAGCTGTAAAAGTTCAAGCAGACCAAAAGCAAATTAAACTTATTATTGATGCTGACGAAAATCTCCAAAATGTAAAAGCCGACAGTGAAAAAACAGGTTGGGTTTTGATTAATTATCTATCGAATGCAATTACTTATTCTTCTGAAAAAAGTACGATTATCATTAAATTAAAAGAAGAAAAGGATCAAATTATATTTCAGGTAATCGATACCGGAAAAGGAATTGACGCGAGATATAAAGACAAAGTTTTTGATAAATATTTCCAGATTCCCGGAAGTCAAAAATCAGGAACGGGATTAGGATTAGCAATCAGCAAAGAATTTATCGAGGCCCAAAATGGTAATATTGGCGTTGAAAGCAATTTAGGTTTGGGAAGTACATTCTGGTTTTCATTGAAAGTTTAAAAAAGAGCCGTAGGCTCAACGTGTATTGTAGGGCTGGATTTTAATCCAGTTCCGTTATAATACAAAATCAACAATATGGATCGTCCCTGCGGGGATTTTGCATCGTAATACATTTTTTAACCGGATTAAAATCCGGTCCTACAATATGAATCGTCCCTTCGGGACTTTAAAAATATGGTAACAACGGATTAATCAAGAAACCTCGGGACGTTGTACAATATAAATCATTCCTACGGAATTTAATATTGTATTGTCTGTTAGAATAAAGCCGAAAATGTATAGTCCCTACGGGACATTATTACCCATCTCAATTATTTTTTTCTACCAATATTTAACTCCTAAAGGAGTATGTATTGTAATAATTATATATTCGTAGATTTTGTTTGTTTTTGCATCCAAAATTTAATTTACAGAAGTATCTCGTAGAGATTATATGTTGGTAGAAAAAAAATTATACGCGATATCTTTGTCCCGTAGGGACTAAACCTATATTTAATCTTTGTCTATCTGTTTGATATTGAAATCATTATTGATATCACCATTGAATTTGAACCTTTTGTCCTCTAATATTTAGCTAATCTTAATCTAACTATCTTATTTAAAGTCATGAAATTAATATTGACTTAAGGTTAGATTAAGCCAAAAATACTTGGTTTGAACATTCGTTATTATTGCAACTTATAACGATAACGAAAGATGTTTTACAAAACGATTTCTCTGGTATTTCTATTTGTTTTTTTTAGTGCAAATGCGCAACAAAATGACTCGATAACCAAAGTTGACAGTACTTCACATAACTTGAAATTCAATTACAAACAATTAATTATTCCGGGTGTATTAATTGGTTATGGTGTAATTGGAATTGGAAACGATCAGCTTTTAAGTTTCAACCATCAAATCCAGAGTGAAGTTACTGAGGACATTGACAACAAAATCACTATTGATGATTTCTCTCAATACGCGCCCGCAGCTTCTGTTTATGCTTTGAATGCTTTTGGAGTAAAAGGCAAGAACAATATGCGTGATCGTTCTGTGATATTTGTGACTTCGTATGTTATTATGGCTTCAACGGTTTTAGGTTTAAAATCGCTTGTGCATGAAGAACGCCCAGACGGAAGTTCGAATAACTCTTTCCCTTCCGGACATACTGCAACGGCTTTTGCCGGAGCTGAGTTTTTATGGCAAGAATACAAAGACAAATCCATTTGGTACGGAATTGCGGGTTATGCCGTTGCAACCGGAACCGGATTATTTAGAATTTACAACAATCGCCATTGGTTAACAGATGTTGCAGCGGGAGCCGGAATAGGGATTTTGAGTACTAAATTGGCGTATTGGATGAATCCGTATATCACCAGAAAACTTTTTAAATCATCATCTGAAAGTAAATCAACTTCTATGGTAATGCCTTTTTATAATGGACAACAATATGGATTGGGATTTGTGAAGGTTTTTTAGATTTTTATCTGCCACTCCCGATAGCTATCGGGATTCACAGATTAAAAGGATTTTTTTTGAATGACTTTGCCAAGTTTTCTGCCACGAATTGCACAAATTCCATTCAAAATTTAATCAAAATAATTCGTGTAACTTTATGTAATTCGTGGCAAACAAAAAATCCTTTTAATCTTCTTAATCTGTGGCAAAAACTTTTTTAAGTATTCGCAGTATTATTTTTTATCTCCATAACTTCTCGTTTTACTTCCAGAAGTAAATCTTTCATACTTTGAGATTCTGTTACTTCATGTCGTTTATCGCTTCGGCCAATGCTGCATTCGTATTCCCAAATTTCAAGAATATCTGAAGCTTTCACTTCATAATTTGGATAAAAACGATTGTCTGATTCCAAAACCAAAGCATTCTTTTTATTCTTATTAAGACGTTTGTATACCATTCCTTCATTTTTGGTAATCAGGATATACGTTCTACCATCCATCACCTCTCCCAGCCTTTCTACATAACGACCAATAATTATAGATCCATCTTCGTGTGGTGGCATCGAATCGCCTTCTACAGGAAATCCGCGGTGTTTTCCAGGTCCTAAAAACGGAAGAGAAACTTGTTGCAGACTTTCAATATATTCCGGATCAGCATATCCGTTTAGATATCCTGCTTTTGCTTTTTGAGATACAATTTCAATATAATTCTCTCCAAAACTATCTACTTGTATCGGTAAGATTAGTCGGTTGCCTTCTAATTTTATCAGGTTTTCAATGTTTATCTTTCGTATATCGACAGACAGTAATAAATCAATACTCATATGAAAATATAAAGCAATTTGCTTTAAAATATCATATGGCGCTTCGGAGGTTCCATCTTCGTATTTAACGTATCTTCCTCGGGTAATTCTAAGGTTTTCAGCTAATTTCTCCTGAGATATTTTATGCTTAACCCTCAATGCTCTGATGTTATCTGAAAATAAGGACATAATTAATTTGTTATAATTTGGAACAACAAATATACAAAAAAATGTTCTTATCTGTACTAATTTTGTTTTATACAAAAACAAGGAGATGGCACGGGCAATTGTACACATGGATTTGGATACTTTTTTTGTATCCTGCGAAAGGTTAACTAACTCACAATTAGACGGAATTCCGCTAATTATTGGAGGCGGTGATCGTGGTGTTGTGGCCTCTTGTTCGTATGAAGCCAGACGTTTTGGAGTACGCTCAGCAATGCCTATTCATATGGCGATAAAACTTTGTCCGCAGGCGAAAATTATTAAAGGTGATATGGAATTATATTCGCAATTGTCGCATAATGTTACGCAGGTTATTCAGGAAAAAGCACCGATAATGGAGAAAGCCAGTATCGATGAATTCTATCTTGATATTACCGGAATGGACAAATTTCACGGTAGTTATAAATGGACTGATGAATTGGCTCAATCTGTAATTAGAGAAACCGGATTGCCTATTAGTTTTTCGTTATCTATTAATAAAACAGTTTCTAAAATTGCAACCGGTGAAGGTAAACCAAAAGGGAATTTAGAAATTCCGGAAAATGGCGTTCAGGCATTTTTAAATCCTTTATCGATCCAGAAAATACCAATGGTTGGTAATGTCACTTTTCAGCTTCTGTCAAGGATTGGCGTTCGTACAATTCAGACTTTATCTGAAATGCCAGCCGAAGTTTTACAACAAATGATTGGCAAAAACGGTCTGGATATCTGGAAAAAAGCCAACGGAATCGATCATACGCCCGTAGAACCTTATACAGAAAGAAAATCAATTTCTACTGAGCATACTTTTTCTCAGGATACAATTGATATTGAAAAACTCAAAAGAATACTTATTGGAATGGTCGAAAAATTGGCTTTTCAATTGCGATCAGAACAATGGTTAACTTCAACAATTACCGTTAAAATACGTTACGCCAATTTTGATACTGAAACCAAGCAATGCAAAATAGCATATACCTCGGCAGATCATATTCTGACCAAAAATGTAATGGAACTTTTTGAAAAAGTGTATCAGCGTAGGATGCGATTGCGTTTGATTGGTATTCGCTTTAGCGGATTGGTTCGTGGTACCTATCAAATTGATCTTTTTGAAGATACTGAGGAAATGCTTTCGCTTTATGCTGCGATGGATAAAATGAAAAGTCGTTATGGTTTTGATGCCGTAATGCGTTGCGCGGGAGCTCATTTCAAACCGAATAATAAAGACGAAATTTTAAAACGTAACAAATAAATGTATCTCAACTGTCATTCTTTTCACTCGCTTCGCTACGGCACGATTCCGCTCGATAAACTTATCGATCAGGGTGTTTCTTGCGGTGTAAAAGCTATGGCACTTACAGATATTAATACCGTAACGGGAATTTATGATTTTATAAGAGCCTGTGATAAAAAGGGAATTAAACCTCTTGTAGGAATAGAATTTCGTTCTAATCATCAATTTCGATATATTGGCTTAGCCAAAAATACTGAAGGATTGGGCGAAATGAATCGGTTTTTAACGGATCATAATTTTAGCGGAGAAACTTTGCCTTTAATTGCTCCTGAATTCGAGTCGGTTTTTGTGATTTATACTTTAGAAAATGCTCCGAAGGAATTGCGTGAAAATGAATTTATCGGAGTTTGTCCGGATGAAGTTTTAAAACTTCTTACTTCAGGACATAAAAATAAAATAGCAAAAATGGTTGTGCTTCAATCCGTAACTTTTAGTAATAAAAGAGAATTTAATCTGCATAAAATTCTACGCGCAATTGACACCAATATTATTTTATCAAAATTAACAGAAGTTGATTATTGCAAAACTTCGGAGAAAATGCTGCCTTTAGAATCGCTTTTACCTTATTATGAAAAATATCCCGAGATTATAGCCAATACACAGCAAATAATTGATTCCTGCAATTTTGAATATGATTTTAAAACTCCAAAAAATAAAAAGTTTTTTACTGAAAATCGTGAAAGTGATATAGCAAAACTTAGAGAATTGGCTTATGACGGTTTATTATGGCGTTATGGAAAAGAAAATACACTTGCAAAAACACGTATAGAAAAAGAATTAAAAGTAGTTGACGAATTAGAATTTAGTGGTTATTTTTTAATCACCTGGGATATTGTTCGTTATAGCAATAGTCTGGGTT is a window encoding:
- the kdpB gene encoding potassium-transporting ATPase subunit KdpB, giving the protein MTTNKSTSLFESKQVKEALVQSFVKLNPKMMIKNPVMFTVEIGTAIMFAVCVSILMGATDQGSFTYNLIVFLILLATLLFANFAEAIAEARGKAQADSLRKTREETPARQILPNGEIKNISSSELKKGDIFVCEAGDLIATDGEIIEGLATIDESAITGESAPVIREAGGDKSSVTGGTKVLSDKIKVIVTSEPGESFLDKMIALVEGASRQKTPNEIALTILLAAFTLIFVIVCVTLKPFADYANAPITIAAFIALFVCLIPTTIGGLLSAIGIAGMDRALRANVITKSGKAVETAGDIDVLLLDKTGTITIGNRKATNFYPAKGVTEEDFIKSAVLSSLADDTPEGKSIVELAGAETANKLSIEGATLIKFTAETRTSGVILKDGTNIRKGAQDAAKNIAKQAGNNFPEDTAQKVIDISSKGGTPLVVIKNDQVQGVIELQDIIKTGMKERFNRLRKMGVKTVMVTGDNPLTAKFIAEAAGVDDFIAEAKPEDKMNYIKNEQNLGKLVAMMGDGTNDAPALAQANVGVAMNSGTQAAKEAGNMVDLDNDPTKLIEIIEIGKQLLMTRGTLTTFSIANDVAKYFAIVPALFITAIPALEGLNIMRLHSPESAILSAVIFNAIIIPILIPLALRGVDYKPIGASAILKRNLLIYGLGGLIVPFIGIKLIDLLVTFFI
- a CDS encoding K(+)-transporting ATPase subunit C, yielding MKTIFSLVKLTLLTVILFAVIYPLAIYGIAQFAPNHGKGETILVNGKVVGYQKIGQKFDKSNYFWGRPSAVDYNAAGSAGSNKGPSNAEYLALVQKRIDTLLLVHPYLKKSDIPSDMVTASGSGLDPNISPQGALIQVKRVAKERKLSEDKVKALVEANINTAVMGPETVNVLELNVALDELSKKGS
- a CDS encoding porin — encoded protein: MKKIILTALIVFGFSNLHAQEESKSPFTFSGYVETYYSYDFGKPEDHTRPNFFYNFNKSNEVNINLGMAKVNYWKENVRGNFALMAGTYAEYNMAAEQGLLKNIYEANVGVKISQSHNLWIDAGIMPAHIGFESAIGKDCQTLTRSILAENSPYYETGVKIGYTSESGKWYLAGMYLNGWQRIEKVKGNQTPAFGTQITYKPSDKVVLNWSTYVGNEQPDIDKKWRYFNNFYGQFKVTDKTNVTAGFDVGSQQAAKNSNKYDTWFSPVLILQYKPTDKIQLAARGEYYSDEKGVIITTGTPNGFKTYGFSANFDYLVTDNVMFRLEARNLSSKDEIFTKDNLPTNTNAFVTSSLAISF
- a CDS encoding universal stress protein; its protein translation is MKEEKENNAQHFLDLIQKSRKGKFKVYIGMSAGVGKTYRMLQEAHSLLKNGIDVKIGYIETHMRKETHELLSGLPVIPRRTIFYKGKELEELDVQAIINLRPEVVIVDELAHTNVEGSKNEKRWQDVLEILEAGINVISAVNIQHIESLNEDVKRITGIDVQERIPDNVLRLADEVVNIDLTSEDLIARLKEGKIYTPDKIQTALANFFKSDQILQLRELALKEVASQVVRKVENEVPQLHALRHEKLLACISSNDKTAKIVIRKAARLASYYNGSWYVLYVETPQESSTKIALDKQRHLINNFKLAVQLGAEVIKIEHKNIADAILIAAEEKQITTVCIGKPHFNLFKVILATTIFRRLLNRLSLSNVDLVILS
- a CDS encoding ATP-binding protein, with the translated sequence MRIKTKLNLGVGLLFLLIIILTLVSAFYIFSIKKDTENILKANYNTLEYSRNMLLSLDEITTNKENAIVTFKENLQKQTQNVTEEGEKKGTDSLKKNFALLEKNSSDESLKMQIRQDIFEIMKLNMNAIKKKSDIAKHTAETANLWIAIVGTLCFLIAFNLLINLPNNIANPIKELTLSIKEIANKNYSERVHFTNHNEYGDLAKSFNTMAQKLEEYNNSNLYKLFFEKKRLETLINNMHDPIIGLDHEGIILFVNDEALKIIGMKSEDVIGKSASTLALSNDLIRSLILKEVATDSQKKQPLKIFANGKESYFDKETINITITPTGEEKEINIGDVIILRNITLFKELDFAKTNFIATVSHELKTPIASIKLSLQLLQNTKTGDMNDDQKQLVESIKDDSQRLLKITGELLNLSQLETGNIQLNIEKSNPYAIVNYATEAVKVQADQKQIKLIIDADENLQNVKADSEKTGWVLINYLSNAITYSSEKSTIIIKLKEEKDQIIFQVIDTGKGIDARYKDKVFDKYFQIPGSQKSGTGLGLAISKEFIEAQNGNIGVESNLGLGSTFWFSLKV
- a CDS encoding phosphatase PAP2 family protein; the encoded protein is MFYKTISLVFLFVFFSANAQQNDSITKVDSTSHNLKFNYKQLIIPGVLIGYGVIGIGNDQLLSFNHQIQSEVTEDIDNKITIDDFSQYAPAASVYALNAFGVKGKNNMRDRSVIFVTSYVIMASTVLGLKSLVHEERPDGSSNNSFPSGHTATAFAGAEFLWQEYKDKSIWYGIAGYAVATGTGLFRIYNNRHWLTDVAAGAGIGILSTKLAYWMNPYITRKLFKSSSESKSTSMVMPFYNGQQYGLGFVKVF
- a CDS encoding LexA family transcriptional regulator; translation: MSLFSDNIRALRVKHKISQEKLAENLRITRGRYVKYEDGTSEAPYDILKQIALYFHMSIDLLLSVDIRKINIENLIKLEGNRLILPIQVDSFGENYIEIVSQKAKAGYLNGYADPEYIESLQQVSLPFLGPGKHRGFPVEGDSMPPHEDGSIIIGRYVERLGEVMDGRTYILITKNEGMVYKRLNKNKKNALVLESDNRFYPNYEVKASDILEIWEYECSIGRSDKRHEVTESQSMKDLLLEVKREVMEIKNNTANT
- the dinB gene encoding DNA polymerase IV, which gives rise to MARAIVHMDLDTFFVSCERLTNSQLDGIPLIIGGGDRGVVASCSYEARRFGVRSAMPIHMAIKLCPQAKIIKGDMELYSQLSHNVTQVIQEKAPIMEKASIDEFYLDITGMDKFHGSYKWTDELAQSVIRETGLPISFSLSINKTVSKIATGEGKPKGNLEIPENGVQAFLNPLSIQKIPMVGNVTFQLLSRIGVRTIQTLSEMPAEVLQQMIGKNGLDIWKKANGIDHTPVEPYTERKSISTEHTFSQDTIDIEKLKRILIGMVEKLAFQLRSEQWLTSTITVKIRYANFDTETKQCKIAYTSADHILTKNVMELFEKVYQRRMRLRLIGIRFSGLVRGTYQIDLFEDTEEMLSLYAAMDKMKSRYGFDAVMRCAGAHFKPNNKDEILKRNK